In a genomic window of Melanotaenia boesemani isolate fMelBoe1 chromosome 1, fMelBoe1.pri, whole genome shotgun sequence:
- the socs4 gene encoding suppressor of cytokine signaling 4 gives MSEKKPRGADARPKCGLRSWSADSYIWRGKKRSRSARNGSSPGGLEADGTEELGVRSTSCPRWRRERKCSCCALGEALAAGDIDVCRKALSRRSLRQKFQDAVGQCLPLRSHHHHHHHYHHPPGSSRAFSVLFWSKRKIHVSELMQDKCPFSPKSELAKCWHLIKNQANHPSALKDMEAPLKPNVSSSTSPPQTPISWEDICCSPGPGSTPIEDWDPSCHHGGADGICGHTDYILVPDLLQINNNPCYWGVLNRFEAEELLEGQPEGTFLLRDSAQDEFLFSVSFRRYSRSLHARIEQNGKRFSFDVRDPCMYQDPSVTGLLRHYSDPATCLFFEPLLSKPLPRTFPFPLQHLCRAVICSCTTYQGIDTLPLPPQLRDYLRQYHIKCDGACAV, from the coding sequence ATGTCAGAGAAGAAGCCAAGGGGAGCTGACGCTCGTCCCAAATGTGGCCTCCGCAGCTGGAGCGCAGACAGTTATATTTGGCGGGGAAAGAAACGCTCCCGGAGTGCTCGCAATGGATCAAGTCCTGGAGGACTAGAAGCGGATGGGACAGAGGAGCTGGGTGTCCGGTCAACATCCTGTCCGAGGTGGCGCAGGGAAAGAAAATGTAGCTGCTGCGCTCTTGGGGAGGCACTGGCTGCTGGAGACATTGATGTTTGTAGGAAGGCGTTGTCCCGGCGTTCTCTCCGGCAGAAGTTTCAGGATGCCGTGGGCCAGTGTTTGCCTCTGCGCtctcaccatcatcaccatcaccattaCCACCACCCACCTGGGTCCTCGCGAGCCTTTTCAGTGCTGTTCTGGTCCAAACGCAAGATCCATGTCTCAGAGCTAATGCAAGACAAATGTCCGTTCTCCCCCAAGTCTGAACTGGCCAAATGTTGGCATCTTATAAAAAATCAAGCTAATCACCCTAGTGCACTCAAAGACATGGAGGCTCCCTTGAAGCCCAATGTCTCATCTTCTACCTCTCCACCACAGACACCCATTTCCTGGGAGGACATCTGCTGCTCCCCTGGGCCTGGAAGCACTCCTATTGAAGACTGGGACCCTTCATGTCATCATGGTGGAGCAGATGGCATCTGTGGCCATACCGACTACATCCTGGTTCCTGATCTGCTCCAGATCAACAACAACCCTTGTTACTGGGGAGTGTTGAACCGCTTTGAGGCAGAGGAGCTACTGGAGGGCCAGCCCGAGGGGACGTTTCTGCTCCGAGACTCTGCCCAAGACGAGTTTCTCTTCTCGGTCAGCTTTCGACGCTATAGCCGCTCGCTGCATGCTCGCATTGAGCAGAACGGGAAGCGTTTTAGCTTCGACGTGCGTGACCCGTGTATGTACCAGGATCCCAGTGTGACAGGACTGCTGAGACACTACAGTGACCCAGCAACCTGTCTCTTCTTTGAGCCCCTTCTTTCCAAGCCACTGCCAAGGACCTTCCCTTTTCCCCTGCAGCACTTGTGCAGGGCTGTGATCTGTAGCTGCACCACCTACCAGGGCATAGACACCCTGCCGCTGCCACCTCAGCTCAGAGACTATCTCAGACAGTACCACATTAAGTGTGATGGGGCTTGTGCAGTGTGA